One Gordonia mangrovi genomic region harbors:
- a CDS encoding maleylpyruvate isomerase family mycothiol-dependent enzyme has protein sequence MFLGLTDGLSESKFDSASALPNWTRRHLVAHVAANADALCNLVHWAATGEVTPMYSSAEERAASIEQGATLSGPELNRWAHAAASKLGGMMGGLSESQWSAEVTTAQGRVVRATEIPWMRAREVYVHSVDLRLGAEFAELPEAFLHALSEDVIRKRGEVPDVEADLPQRVAWLTGRPSGLDDAPDLGPWL, from the coding sequence TTGTTCCTCGGCTTGACGGACGGTCTGAGCGAGTCAAAATTCGACAGTGCAAGCGCGCTTCCCAACTGGACCCGACGCCACTTGGTCGCTCACGTCGCGGCCAATGCAGATGCCCTGTGCAATCTCGTTCACTGGGCTGCCACCGGTGAGGTCACGCCGATGTATTCGAGTGCCGAGGAACGCGCGGCGTCGATCGAGCAAGGAGCCACCCTCTCGGGGCCCGAGCTCAACAGGTGGGCTCATGCCGCTGCAAGCAAGCTCGGCGGCATGATGGGTGGCCTGTCGGAAAGCCAATGGTCCGCAGAAGTGACCACGGCGCAAGGCCGGGTGGTTCGCGCCACTGAGATCCCGTGGATGCGCGCACGAGAGGTGTACGTGCACTCGGTTGACCTGCGCCTCGGCGCCGAGTTCGCGGAGCTGCCAGAGGCGTTCCTGCATGCTCTCAGCGAGGACGTGATCCGCAAACGCGGTGAGGTGCCTGATGTCGAAGCGGATCTGCCGCAGCGCGTCGCCTGGCTGACCGGCCGGCCCAGTGGCCTCGACGACGCACCTGATCTCGGCCCCTGGCTGTGA
- a CDS encoding MFS transporter, which translates to MSKNTIGVADPEKEREIVARLERVPFKGMMVVYVLTLGMAVLFDFANDMSLSYVAPTLQENLGFTVDNIAFLVSTTLFGTVVGAWLGGRIADRVGRMRVLRWSLFIGSAGTMSFALIDGVAVFVVLRFLSGVALGALYIVAITYLIEISPRAQRNARTAFVGFFGTASVVVISAFARVVVPLGDYGWRLVFIFGGVGLLFLLPMKLMPESPLWLVSRGRNADAEAAMQALERGHDLPEYTPERLDQAASPTPAGAASAARTDEADEVRPGKYVDLFRGRLVVPTSLLMALWTLYIFVAVSFNVWLPTMLSLRGFSTEQLLTISFLGTIGQPVGALSMIVITRFIRRWIAMCVVSAIGILAAFVFATTSVTVVLSIAAFMMMFTFGAFVPLANLTTAEEYPAALRASGAGFTYGFGRLVNVAGPFLISTILAAVGAAAVSWLLAAIWAAVAVIALAIRFRPGPRIYIADAEEDQVRTGVPEPKGATV; encoded by the coding sequence GTGAGCAAGAATACGATCGGGGTAGCCGATCCGGAGAAGGAGCGCGAGATTGTCGCGCGACTTGAACGGGTGCCCTTCAAGGGGATGATGGTCGTCTACGTCCTGACCCTCGGCATGGCGGTGCTGTTCGATTTCGCCAATGACATGAGCCTGTCGTACGTCGCTCCGACACTTCAGGAGAACCTCGGATTCACGGTCGACAACATCGCCTTCCTGGTGAGCACGACCCTGTTCGGGACGGTGGTCGGAGCTTGGCTGGGTGGCCGGATCGCCGACCGGGTCGGACGCATGCGCGTGCTTCGCTGGTCGTTGTTCATCGGTTCCGCCGGAACGATGAGCTTCGCGCTTATCGACGGCGTGGCGGTCTTCGTCGTCCTCAGGTTCTTGAGTGGTGTGGCCCTGGGTGCTCTCTACATCGTGGCCATCACGTATCTGATCGAGATCAGCCCGCGCGCGCAGCGCAACGCCCGGACGGCGTTCGTCGGATTCTTCGGTACGGCGTCTGTTGTGGTGATCTCGGCGTTCGCCCGGGTTGTGGTCCCGCTCGGTGACTACGGCTGGCGCTTGGTCTTCATTTTCGGCGGGGTCGGATTGCTGTTCCTGTTGCCGATGAAGTTGATGCCGGAGTCGCCTCTGTGGCTCGTCTCGCGCGGCCGCAACGCCGATGCGGAAGCCGCGATGCAGGCGCTCGAACGGGGACATGACCTGCCGGAGTACACTCCGGAGCGACTGGATCAGGCCGCGAGCCCCACACCGGCGGGAGCCGCGTCGGCAGCACGCACGGACGAGGCCGACGAGGTTCGGCCGGGCAAGTACGTCGACCTGTTTCGCGGACGTCTCGTTGTGCCGACATCCCTGCTGATGGCTCTGTGGACGCTCTACATCTTCGTCGCGGTGTCGTTCAACGTGTGGCTTCCGACGATGCTCAGCCTTCGCGGGTTCTCCACCGAGCAACTGCTCACGATCTCGTTCCTCGGTACTATCGGACAGCCCGTCGGTGCGCTTTCGATGATCGTCATCACTCGGTTCATCCGCCGCTGGATCGCGATGTGTGTGGTGTCCGCGATCGGTATCCTGGCCGCGTTCGTGTTCGCGACGACGTCGGTGACCGTGGTGCTCAGCATCGCTGCGTTCATGATGATGTTCACCTTCGGAGCTTTTGTTCCCCTCGCGAACCTCACCACCGCAGAGGAGTATCCGGCTGCGCTGCGCGCCTCGGGTGCCGGGTTCACCTACGGGTTCGGACGCCTGGTCAACGTGGCCGGTCCGTTCCTCATCTCCACGATCTTGGCAGCGGTCGGCGCAGCGGCCGTGTCCTGGCTGCTGGCCGCGATCTGGGCCGCGGTTGCCGTGATCGCGCTCGCGATCCGCTTCCGTCCGGGTCCGCGGATCTACATCGCGGACGCGGAGGAAGACCAAGTTCGCACCGGCGTTCCGGAGCCCAAGGGGGCGACGGTGTAG
- a CDS encoding TetR family transcriptional regulator: protein MANGVRERARDALRAELADTLSRYFAERGFDEATVDEAAKEAGISRATFFRYFACKEDAVLASLEASSIDYGALLEGLPPIVGESPWGLMHRMFTEAVAHAREDSEPERSRLRMIHTTPALRARLAQRYLTHERNIAPVLAQRIERPEAAGPLIAAGLAGLDYAWRLWATGECPSIRIAVDRVFNDLADAGGTVERAQVR, encoded by the coding sequence ATGGCAAACGGAGTGCGCGAGCGTGCACGAGATGCACTCCGCGCGGAGCTCGCAGATACTCTCAGCAGGTACTTCGCCGAACGTGGTTTTGACGAGGCCACAGTGGACGAGGCTGCCAAGGAGGCCGGCATCTCCCGCGCGACCTTCTTTCGCTACTTCGCATGCAAAGAAGACGCGGTTCTCGCCTCGCTGGAGGCGTCGTCGATCGACTACGGGGCTCTGCTCGAGGGTCTCCCGCCCATCGTCGGGGAGAGTCCCTGGGGCTTGATGCATCGGATGTTTACCGAGGCAGTGGCCCATGCGCGGGAGGACTCCGAGCCCGAACGTTCTCGCTTACGGATGATTCATACGACACCGGCGCTACGCGCTCGTCTGGCGCAGCGATACCTCACGCACGAGCGAAACATCGCACCGGTGCTGGCACAGCGAATCGAACGGCCCGAAGCGGCAGGCCCGTTGATTGCTGCCGGCCTCGCGGGCCTCGACTATGCGTGGCGCCTCTGGGCCACTGGAGAATGTCCCTCGATCCGTATCGCGGTCGATCGGGTCTTCAACGATCTCGCCGATGCAGGTGGAACCGTCGAGCGTGCTCAGGTCCGCTAG
- a CDS encoding XdhC family protein has protein sequence MREVLPELLRWWKAGHTVGVGTVVATFRSAPQPPGASMVVGPDGAAFGSVSGGCVEGAVYDLCTSTAETGDRVLERYGVTDDDALAVGLTCGGILDVFVDAVSPTTFPELADVAADLGAERPVAVATVIAHPDSSRVGRRLVIRESGVTGTLGSARADSAVHDDAIGLLAAGHHSTLSYGPDGERLGDEMKVFVWAFTPPPRMIVFGAIDFAAAVARVGSFLRYRVTVCDARPVFATASRFPHADEVVVDWPHRYLAGEAAAGRIDRRTVLCVLTHDPKFDVPVLDVALRLTGDAQPCYIGAMGSRRTHADRLLRLREVGLEADHLARLSSPIGLDLGARTAEETAVSVAAEIIAHRWGGSGRSLATTSGRIHGETANDDGLRSEPGSANVPASGS, from the coding sequence ATGCGTGAAGTTCTCCCCGAATTGCTGCGATGGTGGAAAGCCGGACACACAGTGGGTGTCGGCACGGTCGTCGCAACCTTCCGTTCTGCACCGCAACCACCCGGTGCCTCGATGGTCGTCGGTCCCGATGGCGCGGCGTTCGGTTCGGTCTCCGGAGGCTGCGTCGAGGGCGCGGTCTACGACCTCTGCACGTCAACGGCAGAAACCGGCGATCGTGTACTCGAGCGGTACGGGGTCACCGATGACGATGCGTTGGCTGTGGGTCTCACCTGCGGCGGCATCCTCGACGTCTTCGTCGACGCTGTCTCGCCGACCACCTTCCCAGAACTCGCTGATGTCGCCGCCGACCTCGGCGCAGAGCGTCCGGTGGCCGTCGCAACGGTCATCGCTCATCCCGATTCGTCGCGGGTCGGCCGTCGGCTGGTGATCCGCGAGTCAGGTGTCACGGGCACTCTGGGCTCTGCGCGGGCCGACAGTGCAGTTCACGACGACGCCATCGGTCTGCTCGCCGCGGGACACCATTCGACGTTGTCGTACGGGCCCGATGGTGAACGTCTCGGCGACGAGATGAAGGTGTTCGTGTGGGCATTCACCCCTCCTCCGCGGATGATCGTCTTCGGCGCCATCGATTTCGCGGCCGCTGTCGCGCGGGTTGGCAGCTTCTTGCGGTATCGGGTGACCGTCTGTGACGCACGGCCGGTCTTCGCGACCGCGTCGCGGTTCCCACACGCCGACGAAGTGGTGGTCGATTGGCCACACCGCTACCTCGCGGGCGAAGCAGCCGCGGGGCGTATCGACCGAAGAACCGTGCTGTGTGTGCTGACCCACGACCCGAAATTCGACGTTCCGGTACTTGACGTCGCGCTGCGCCTCACCGGCGACGCACAACCGTGCTACATCGGGGCGATGGGTTCACGACGCACTCATGCCGATCGGCTGCTCAGACTTCGAGAGGTCGGACTCGAGGCCGATCACCTCGCCCGCCTATCATCACCGATCGGCCTGGACCTCGGAGCGCGTACCGCCGAAGAGACGGCGGTGTCCGTCGCAGCCGAGATCATTGCGCATCGATGGGGAGGCAGCGGCCGGTCGCTGGCCACTACCAGCGGACGCATTCACGGTGAGACCGCCAACGACGACGGTCTTCGCAGCGAGCCGGGGAGCGCGAACGTCCCAGCTAGCGGCAGCTAG
- a CDS encoding vWA domain-containing protein, translating to MEQIVPTLPRRTSRRCRPSRRGVFDARRTLRAELKHHGEPGEIRRQRSTSRPRRLLFLIDISGSMEPYADALLRLAHRYAFATSTVGVYTIGTRVTSITRALRIRDTERALAAMAEIVPDWSGGTRLGEAFGSFLGQAGERNLARGAVVVVLSDGWEQGDCHVLGTQAALMSRLANRVVWVNPQRGKPGYEPVQRGIVAVLPYVDDFVSGHSLAAFLELREVLANA from the coding sequence GTGGAGCAGATCGTCCCCACTTTGCCCCGCCGCACCAGCCGGCGGTGTCGTCCTTCGCGGCGGGGAGTATTCGACGCGCGTCGCACGCTTCGCGCCGAATTGAAACACCACGGGGAGCCCGGCGAGATCAGGAGACAGCGCAGCACATCGCGTCCCCGTCGACTTCTCTTTCTGATCGACATAAGCGGCTCGATGGAACCGTACGCCGATGCCCTGTTGAGATTGGCCCACAGATACGCCTTCGCCACGTCCACCGTGGGCGTCTACACGATCGGCACACGCGTCACGAGCATCACCCGTGCGTTGCGCATTCGCGATACCGAGCGTGCCTTGGCGGCGATGGCGGAGATCGTGCCGGATTGGTCCGGCGGGACCCGCCTTGGTGAAGCGTTCGGCAGCTTCCTCGGCCAAGCCGGTGAGCGCAATCTCGCTCGTGGTGCCGTGGTGGTTGTGCTCTCCGATGGTTGGGAGCAAGGAGACTGCCATGTGCTCGGTACGCAAGCCGCGTTGATGAGTCGGCTCGCCAACCGCGTCGTGTGGGTCAATCCGCAGCGGGGCAAACCCGGGTATGAGCCTGTGCAGCGCGGCATCGTAGCCGTACTTCCGTACGTCGACGACTTTGTATCCGGCCACTCGTTGGCCGCCTTTCTGGAGTTACGCGAGGTTCTGGCGAATGCGTGA
- a CDS encoding AAA family ATPase — protein sequence MGGYLSDTTLSTVVWLALDLQRPLLLEGEPGTGKTALAEALAEGLGVELIRLQCYEGIDSSQALYDWDFPRQILHLRALQLNGQVVSEEAEASVHSERFLLARPILRALQQSPAVLLIDEIDRADDEFEAFLLEVLSSWQVSIPEIGTLTAATPPIVILTSNRTRELHDALKRRCLYHWIGYPDLEREIQIVRSRAPGACSELAEQAVRIVQRLRRESALVKVPGVAETIDWTQALHRLGATTVDADQAEASLGALVKYREDVSEVRGSLEEHAAS from the coding sequence ATGGGCGGATACCTCAGCGACACAACGCTGTCCACGGTCGTGTGGTTGGCGCTCGACCTCCAACGCCCCCTCCTGTTGGAAGGCGAACCGGGCACCGGAAAGACCGCGCTGGCCGAAGCGCTGGCCGAGGGACTCGGAGTCGAGCTGATCCGGCTGCAGTGCTACGAAGGAATTGACTCCTCGCAGGCGCTGTACGACTGGGACTTTCCTCGTCAGATTCTTCACTTGCGTGCGCTGCAACTCAACGGCCAGGTAGTGAGCGAAGAAGCAGAAGCCAGCGTCCACAGCGAACGCTTCCTGCTCGCCCGTCCGATACTTCGAGCGTTGCAGCAGTCACCGGCAGTGTTGCTGATCGACGAAATCGACCGTGCCGACGACGAGTTCGAGGCATTCCTGCTCGAAGTGCTGTCCTCCTGGCAGGTGTCGATTCCGGAGATCGGCACGCTGACGGCTGCGACCCCGCCGATCGTGATCCTCACGTCCAATCGAACGCGGGAGCTGCATGATGCCTTGAAGCGGCGATGTCTCTACCACTGGATCGGCTATCCCGACCTCGAGCGTGAGATTCAGATCGTCCGTTCTCGCGCGCCCGGTGCGTGTTCGGAGCTGGCAGAGCAAGCAGTACGGATCGTGCAACGGCTCCGGCGCGAATCCGCGCTGGTCAAGGTTCCCGGCGTAGCCGAAACCATTGATTGGACCCAAGCACTACATCGGTTGGGCGCCACAACTGTTGACGCCGATCAGGCCGAAGCCTCCCTCGGCGCCCTGGTGAAGTACCGCGAAGACGTATCCGAGGTGCGTGGTTCCCTCGAGGAGCATGCAGCATCGTGA
- a CDS encoding SRPBCC family protein: MQLTNSFTIPVPAQVAWETLLDLERVAPCLPGASVDRFDGTVCDGRVKVKLGPINLQYRGEMIIKEQDDTAHRLTMHGTGKEMKGSGSANARIEAVLTEADGITTVTVETDLGLTGRPAQFGRGMIADVSNSLISTFADNLAKLLADDGAAPSAADTTDNPESSPPATETATTSSASTPTASVRAAEAEALDLSSLVSGRIKRQIAAGAALVLGLAAASMWLRRRRTRAHR; encoded by the coding sequence ATGCAACTCACCAACTCGTTCACCATCCCTGTTCCGGCACAAGTCGCATGGGAGACGCTGCTCGACCTGGAGCGAGTGGCACCTTGCCTGCCCGGAGCGAGTGTCGACCGGTTCGACGGCACTGTCTGCGACGGTCGCGTCAAGGTGAAACTCGGCCCGATCAACCTGCAGTACCGGGGCGAAATGATCATCAAAGAGCAAGACGACACCGCGCACCGCCTGACCATGCACGGAACCGGCAAGGAGATGAAGGGCTCCGGATCTGCGAACGCTCGGATCGAAGCGGTCTTGACCGAAGCGGACGGGATAACCACCGTGACCGTGGAAACCGATCTGGGACTCACAGGGCGCCCGGCCCAGTTCGGTCGCGGCATGATCGCCGACGTCAGCAACAGTCTGATCTCGACCTTCGCAGACAATCTCGCGAAGCTATTGGCTGACGATGGGGCAGCACCTTCGGCAGCTGATACCACCGATAACCCCGAATCCAGTCCGCCGGCCACAGAAACCGCCACGACATCGTCGGCGTCGACGCCGACGGCCAGTGTCCGCGCCGCTGAGGCCGAGGCCCTCGATCTCAGCTCCCTGGTGTCCGGGCGCATCAAACGACAGATCGCAGCCGGCGCAGCACTCGTTCTCGGTCTCGCCGCCGCATCGATGTGGCTACGGCGCCGCCGCACCCGGGCACACCGCTGA
- a CDS encoding xanthine dehydrogenase family protein molybdopterin-binding subunit, whose product MRLVGASVQRVEDARILTGKGKYVDDVKLPRMLHAAFLRSPFPHARVNGIDAEDARRVRGVVAVLTGDDIAAVTKPYTDFPVFLPPFLHSPTLPLATDRVRFVGDPVAIVVAENRYIAEDAMELIDVDYDPLDAVADMESALDPNSVNIFEDLGSNVAYRKDTTFGDVDAAFAEATHVVRETLRQERQANVPMETRGVVADYDAGLGSLTFHASTQSPQTLRTSLANLLDIPLERVRVLAQDVGGGFGLKSAITREDIAIGAASRLLGQPVKWIEDRNEHLLASGHARDERMDVELALADDGTILGLRATLVIDQGAYTCLGIPAAQFPDLILKYLPGPYRVGALAFTGIVVTTNKCTVVPYRGPWEIETWVRERIVDLGARAVGLDPTEFRRRALFDGDADDHGITGYSLAGITSRQSMDRALELAEYSKFREEQVQARAAGRALGIGFATYLEAAPGPMGARGYSPEDATVRMEPNGHVVVITSQQPHGQGHQTTLAQLAADELGVPFDHVRVMYGDTDQTPYNLIGTGGSRAATWASGAVVKSARVVRQQILDTAAEMLEIDASDLAIADGVVAPNGAPASGIPISSVAHKAYFSDNSPFYGQECGLEATETFTEDGVGGSGWSGGTHLCIVELDLDTGAVDIVRYIAVSDCGRLINPAIVEGQIRGGVAQGIAGVLYEKVLYDTDGGCQSGTFMDYLLPTSAEVPLIEIEHIESAPTGGIDHRGIGEGGAIVAPAALTSAIEDALAHLDVRITEQYLPPARILELAGVVAAER is encoded by the coding sequence ATGAGGTTGGTCGGAGCCAGTGTCCAGCGGGTCGAGGATGCCCGCATCCTCACGGGCAAAGGCAAATATGTCGATGATGTAAAGCTGCCGAGGATGCTGCACGCCGCATTCCTCCGAAGCCCGTTCCCACATGCTCGTGTCAACGGTATCGACGCCGAGGACGCTCGACGTGTCCGGGGCGTCGTCGCCGTGCTCACAGGTGACGACATCGCCGCGGTCACCAAGCCCTACACCGACTTTCCGGTCTTCCTCCCACCATTTCTGCACTCGCCGACGTTGCCGCTGGCGACCGATCGAGTGCGCTTCGTCGGCGATCCCGTTGCGATCGTCGTGGCCGAGAACCGCTACATTGCCGAAGACGCCATGGAGTTGATCGATGTCGACTACGACCCATTGGACGCAGTCGCCGACATGGAATCAGCCCTCGATCCGAACAGTGTGAACATCTTCGAGGACCTCGGCAGCAACGTGGCTTACCGAAAGGACACCACGTTCGGTGACGTCGACGCTGCGTTCGCGGAAGCCACCCACGTGGTGCGCGAGACACTGCGCCAGGAACGTCAGGCCAATGTGCCGATGGAGACCCGTGGGGTCGTGGCCGATTACGACGCAGGCTTGGGAAGTCTGACGTTCCATGCCTCGACTCAGTCGCCTCAGACACTTCGCACCAGTCTCGCGAATCTCCTCGATATCCCACTGGAGCGAGTCAGAGTACTGGCGCAGGACGTCGGTGGCGGTTTTGGGCTCAAGTCCGCCATCACTCGCGAAGACATCGCGATTGGAGCCGCGAGCCGGTTGCTCGGTCAGCCCGTCAAGTGGATCGAAGACCGCAACGAGCACCTGCTGGCCTCCGGACATGCGCGCGATGAGCGGATGGACGTGGAGCTGGCCCTTGCTGACGACGGGACGATTCTGGGTCTGCGCGCGACGCTCGTCATCGATCAGGGCGCCTACACATGCCTGGGCATTCCGGCGGCCCAGTTCCCCGACCTCATCCTGAAATACCTTCCCGGCCCATACCGAGTCGGAGCGCTCGCGTTCACCGGAATAGTGGTCACCACCAACAAGTGCACCGTGGTCCCCTATCGCGGCCCGTGGGAGATCGAGACCTGGGTTCGAGAGCGGATTGTCGACCTCGGCGCTCGCGCTGTCGGGCTCGATCCGACCGAATTCAGACGACGCGCGCTCTTCGATGGAGACGCCGACGATCACGGGATCACCGGATACAGCCTTGCCGGCATCACGTCGCGTCAGTCCATGGACCGCGCTTTGGAACTGGCGGAGTACAGCAAGTTCCGCGAGGAACAAGTACAGGCTCGGGCTGCGGGGCGTGCACTCGGCATCGGATTCGCCACCTATCTCGAGGCCGCGCCGGGACCAATGGGCGCCCGCGGCTATTCACCGGAGGACGCGACGGTCCGAATGGAACCCAATGGGCACGTGGTGGTCATAACGTCCCAGCAGCCGCACGGGCAGGGTCATCAGACGACGTTGGCTCAACTCGCTGCAGACGAACTCGGCGTACCGTTTGATCACGTACGCGTGATGTACGGAGACACCGACCAGACCCCGTACAACCTCATCGGCACCGGCGGTAGTCGAGCGGCAACATGGGCGAGCGGAGCGGTCGTGAAGAGCGCGCGCGTGGTGCGGCAACAGATCCTCGACACCGCCGCCGAGATGCTCGAGATCGACGCATCCGACCTCGCCATCGCGGATGGCGTTGTCGCACCGAATGGTGCTCCGGCGAGCGGGATCCCGATATCGTCAGTCGCCCACAAGGCGTACTTCAGCGACAACTCCCCGTTCTATGGTCAGGAGTGCGGGCTCGAAGCCACCGAGACCTTCACCGAGGACGGCGTCGGCGGTAGCGGCTGGTCCGGCGGCACCCACCTGTGCATCGTGGAACTCGACCTGGACACCGGAGCCGTCGACATCGTGCGCTATATCGCCGTTTCCGACTGCGGTCGGCTCATCAATCCGGCCATCGTCGAGGGCCAGATCCGCGGCGGCGTCGCCCAAGGTATCGCCGGTGTCCTCTACGAAAAAGTTCTCTACGACACCGACGGCGGCTGCCAATCGGGCACATTCATGGACTATCTGCTGCCGACGTCGGCCGAGGTCCCCCTGATCGAGATCGAACACATCGAGTCGGCGCCGACCGGCGGAATCGACCATCGCGGAATCGGCGAAGGCGGCGCGATCGTCGCACCGGCCGCCCTGACCAGCGCCATCGAGGACGCACTGGCGCACCTCGATGTACGCATCACCGAGCAGTACCTTCCGCCGGCCCGCATTCTCGAACTCGCCGGCGTCGTCGCAGCCGAACGATAA
- a CDS encoding (2Fe-2S)-binding protein translates to MKRMPIEVVVNGVEREGFVEPRRTLADFLREDLELTGTHLGCEHGVCGACTVELDGVPVRSCLVLAVQAANKSVKTIEGVADGGELHPLQKAFRDNHSFQCGFCTPGFVMTALSLLRDGVAETEIREELAGNLCRCTGYQSIVDGVLDAARRVHESEGQVAQ, encoded by the coding sequence ATGAAACGAATGCCCATTGAAGTCGTCGTCAACGGCGTTGAACGCGAGGGCTTTGTCGAGCCGCGTAGGACCCTGGCCGACTTTCTCCGAGAAGATCTCGAACTGACCGGTACCCACCTGGGCTGCGAACACGGCGTCTGCGGAGCATGCACGGTGGAGCTTGATGGCGTGCCCGTTCGTTCGTGCCTGGTGCTGGCCGTGCAGGCGGCCAACAAGTCGGTGAAGACCATCGAAGGCGTCGCGGACGGTGGCGAACTTCATCCGCTACAGAAGGCCTTCCGCGACAACCACAGTTTCCAGTGCGGTTTCTGCACGCCGGGCTTCGTCATGACTGCACTATCACTCTTGCGGGACGGGGTCGCCGAGACCGAGATTCGTGAAGAGCTCGCCGGAAACCTGTGCCGGTGTACCGGCTATCAATCGATCGTCGATGGTGTGTTGGATGCCGCTCGCCGCGTACACGAATCAGAGGGACAGGTCGCACAATGA
- a CDS encoding FAD binding domain-containing protein: MKPAAFEYHAPSTVEEVVDLLAEHGDEAKLLAGGQSLVPLMSLRLSQPEHLIDINGVAELSSVNCTDGRVAIGSITRQRQVETSHEVARVAPVLPAALRHIGHATIRNRGTVGGSIAHADPSSELPAMLLATDGAVIARSSSGSRTIPAADLFENFLTTTIEPTELITTVVVPCSPAKTGWSVREFSRRSGDFAIVGAVAGISLDQAHTTVTHASISLFGVGSKPVRAAVAEKEILGQTASPSLWDDAAAAAASEIDPPSDVHGSAAYRRQLMKTVLRQCLTEAYDRSGVSR, translated from the coding sequence ATGAAGCCCGCCGCGTTCGAGTACCACGCGCCGTCAACGGTCGAGGAGGTGGTGGATCTCTTGGCCGAACACGGCGACGAAGCCAAACTCCTCGCCGGCGGCCAGAGTCTGGTGCCGCTGATGTCCTTACGCCTGAGTCAGCCAGAGCACCTGATCGACATCAATGGCGTCGCCGAACTGTCGTCAGTCAACTGCACAGATGGTCGGGTGGCCATTGGCTCCATCACTCGCCAGCGTCAGGTCGAAACGTCACACGAGGTGGCACGAGTGGCACCGGTCCTGCCGGCGGCCCTACGCCATATCGGACATGCCACGATTCGCAACAGGGGAACGGTCGGCGGCAGCATTGCCCATGCAGACCCTTCCTCTGAGCTTCCGGCGATGTTGTTGGCCACCGATGGGGCCGTCATTGCTCGCAGTTCCAGCGGCAGTCGGACCATCCCGGCGGCCGACCTGTTCGAGAACTTCCTGACCACGACAATCGAACCGACCGAACTGATCACCACCGTCGTGGTTCCCTGCAGCCCGGCCAAAACCGGCTGGTCCGTGCGCGAATTCTCTAGGCGTAGCGGTGATTTCGCCATCGTCGGAGCAGTCGCCGGCATTTCACTCGACCAGGCGCACACAACCGTCACGCACGCATCCATTTCCCTGTTCGGTGTCGGTTCGAAGCCTGTACGCGCGGCGGTCGCCGAGAAGGAAATCCTCGGCCAGACGGCATCACCGAGCTTGTGGGACGACGCAGCTGCCGCGGCAGCATCCGAGATAGACCCACCGTCGGATGTCCACGGCTCTGCGGCGTATCGCCGCCAGCTCATGAAAACGGTTCTACGGCAATGCCTGACCGAAGCCTACGATCGATCGGGAGTCTCACGATGA
- a CDS encoding GntR family transcriptional regulator, producing MQQQQVHREAAPLRMQVVNLLRGEIVAVHFEPGERLIERTLCERYGVSRTVIREALRQLESEGLVNIVPNRGPVVATLSAEEARGLYEVRAVLEALAGRDFANRATKAQRASLKERMKRLSAAYAAGDAYKIVAAKDEFDDALLDGAGNPAIRSTLLGIRARTSLLRRLLMFSAERNVVAERELKEITRAATAGDAEAAWAACESHVQTAATLALELLEQSTNADRSAVRVGSA from the coding sequence ATGCAGCAACAACAGGTACATCGCGAGGCCGCCCCGCTCCGTATGCAGGTGGTCAACCTGCTTCGGGGTGAAATCGTTGCCGTGCATTTCGAGCCCGGCGAACGGTTGATCGAGCGCACCCTGTGCGAGCGGTACGGAGTCAGTCGCACGGTGATCCGAGAGGCACTGAGGCAACTCGAGTCGGAAGGACTCGTCAACATCGTCCCCAACAGGGGGCCAGTGGTGGCCACGCTGTCGGCAGAGGAGGCACGTGGCCTCTACGAGGTGAGGGCGGTGTTGGAAGCCCTGGCGGGCCGCGATTTCGCCAATCGCGCCACCAAAGCCCAACGCGCCAGCCTCAAGGAGCGCATGAAGCGCCTGTCCGCTGCATATGCCGCAGGCGATGCCTACAAGATCGTGGCGGCCAAAGACGAGTTCGACGACGCCTTGCTCGATGGCGCCGGCAATCCGGCCATCCGGTCCACCCTCCTCGGGATCCGTGCGCGCACGAGCCTTCTCCGACGGTTGCTGATGTTCTCGGCGGAACGAAACGTTGTCGCTGAACGCGAGCTCAAGGAGATCACCCGGGCCGCCACCGCGGGCGACGCCGAGGCAGCCTGGGCCGCCTGCGAATCACACGTACAGACTGCGGCCACCCTCGCCCTGGAACTGCTGGAGCAATCTACCAACGCCGACCGAAGCGCTGTTCGCGTCGGCTCGGCCTGA